From one Triticum aestivum cultivar Chinese Spring chromosome 4B, IWGSC CS RefSeq v2.1, whole genome shotgun sequence genomic stretch:
- the LOC123094904 gene encoding uncharacterized protein At5g01610 yields MDQIMNKMGSYWLGQRANKEMSSAGDDIESLSTSVGDGAKWLVNKLKGKMQKPLAELLQEHDLPVGLFPREATNYEFEPETRRLTVHIPAVCEVGYRDGSELRFDTTVAGTLDKGSLTGVEGLKAKVLVWARVTAVKADAAKVYFAVGIKKSRSREAYEIIRGAITVDEF; encoded by the exons ATGGACCAGATCATGAACAAGATGGGCTCCTACTGGCTGGGGCAGAGGGCCAACAAAGAGATGTCGTCGGCCGGTGACGATATCGAG TCGCTCTCGACCAGCGTCGGGGACGGAGCAAAATGGCtggtgaacaagctcaagggtaagATGCAGAAGCCGCTGGCGGAGCTGCTCCAGGAGCACGACCTGCCGGTGGGGCTGTTCCCGCGGGAGGCCACCAACTACGAGTTCGAGCCGGAGACGCGGCGGCTGACGGTGCACATCCCGGCAGTCTGCGAGGTCGGCTACAGGGACGGCTCCGAGCTGCGCTTCGACACCACGGTGGCCGGCACGCTGGACAAGGGCAGCCTGACGGGGGTGGAGGGCCTCAAAGCCAAGGTGCTCGTCTGGGCCAGGGTCACCGCCGTCAAGGCCGACGCCGCAAAGGTCTACTTCGCCGTAGGCATCAAGAAGTCGCGCAGCCGCGAGGCATACGAGATCATCAGAGGCGCCATCACCGTCGACGAGTTCTAG